The region CTGTCTGTCACGACATGTTATTGGCAGATGAACTAAAAAACTCCCCATTTGTGCATTGTGGAGCCACAGGCAGTTGGTGAACATCTGTAATCGAGAGACTTTAAagaaaacattaaaataaaattaaaaatcctctaAACTGAATCCAGATATTTGTTATTAAGTGAAGAAGTCGGACTATGAAGTCTGAACTACAGAGTTCAGAACAATTGAGCGCCCCGTTGTCTGCCATGAGTGTGCGCATATCATGGAACAGCAAGAAAAGTGAACTTTTAGTATTTAGTAATTTTCTGAAGCCCAACTTGACAAGCCAGTGTTTGGACAGCGGTATGACCTCTTTTGCTCCTTGATGTTGCCGCGTGGAAAACCAGTACCCGTGACAACCCGGTGGGGGTATAGACAGTAAATGGGTTTCCTCACTAATCAAGTGAAATCAGATCATTTTAAGCGGCACACTCGTTGGGAATCGCTGATGAGAAACATGTCACACGTCACGCCTTCCTCTCACTGTTAGAATATTTCACTCTTGTGTTGGCTCGTGTGTTTTTATTGTGAAACCGAAGCACTGTGAGAAACAACGAGGCTCCCATGGAGGCTTTAACGTAAATCGCTCACCTGCTAAAAGAATCAACGGGCAACGGCGTCACTATCTCGGATCTTTAAAGGAAGTTTCATACAAATCCAGAGCTTCCTCGCCAAGGAAGCAAAAACAGAATGTGATTGGCAATCATCCATTTTTTTATAGATCTTATCCTCACCAGGTTGACCTGGActgacaccctggactggttggCACAAACGAAAACATTCAAATGGTCAATTTGGAGTTGTCAatgaagctaaaaaaaaaaaacttgctcgTGTTGGGACAGATGGGGGTACTAACAACATTCTGTAATATTGTAaagaacatttttaacttttgctGTAAACCAGTCAAATTCATATTTAAGTCACAAGGGCAGGGGCACATGTAGGGAAACCATACAAACTCGTCTCATGTTAAGATGAGATTTGAATCCTGAGCACCAGaactgtgaagcagacatgcTAAGCACTAAGTCACCAAACCATATTTTTATCTGAGCTGTGCAATACAGATTTGACCATTTGTTCTAAATTACTACTATGACATTTCACCTGCTGTTGAACCTTAACCTTCTTCCACGATTAGCATATtattagaaataataataaattttttGATTTAGCTTAAGCTCagagaaataaaaatggaataGGAAGAGTTGTGCCCACTGAACTGCAAGTAGCAAGGAGTTCACGTTGCGGTGAAATTTCCATATTGAAAATTTTGAAACAATATAAATttcattattatatatatatatatatatatatatatatatatatatataaaaatgataTAATATTGAAATTGACATCATCAATGTGTGACTTCTCACCTAGCGTTCATGGAAACATCCTCGGGGGACTCAGCTTCCCGCCAGCGCAACACTGGCgtgacgcacgcacacattgaTAAAAGTCAGCACCCGTGTTGCATGTTTACACATACAGCGGCCTCCAAAAGGAACTTCCTGTTTATGACCAGCTGTGCCCCAAGTGTATCCTGAGTGCGAGCGTCGCCACATCCCCCGACCTCTAACCCCGGAAGCGGGGCGGACAACATGCGCTGCACCACGGTCCTGGCCCTCCTGTTCGGGGTGGTGCTCTACCTGGGCATGGGAGCGCTGGTCTTTCAAAACTTGGAGGCCTCCGAGGAGAGCGATAAGTTCCAGCGGCTGCTCGTCGCCAAGAAGGACTTCCTGAGCAATCACTCCTGCGTGAGTGAGCGGGAATTCTACAAGCTGGTGAAGGTATCAGAGGACACGAGCACTTCATTCTTCCATCTACGTTGTACCTTTTTATGTTCATTTCCAAATAGATCAAAATTTTAATGTGGCAATCCTCTAAATTTGAATAATTGTCCAATTGTCTCAGCGGTAATTTCTCCACATTTCTGGTCGGCTGTAGTGACTTATGTAGTGTCACCTGCACTTTGCAGCGGGCCTGATGTTATTTTTCATGTTGCTTTTTAAAAGACTGTGGCCTAACTCTTGTGTGTCTCAAATGTTTTGGGCATGTCACTCAGGGAGTGGCGTCTGCGGTGGAAGCAGGCCTGGAGGTGAGCAGCCTCTCCAGTAACTTCACCACGCGCTGGGACGTAGCCTCTGCCTTCTTTTTCTGCGGCGCCATTATCACCACCATAGGTTGGCTTAAACCGCCAACACGGGCGTTACATCCTGGTGAATCCTGCCGTCTTTGCTCCTCCAGGTTTCGGGAACCTGTCTCCTCGCACGTGGTACGGACAGCTCTTCTGCGTGTGCTATGCTCTTGTAGGCATTCCCATGTTTGGCATCCTGCTGGCCGGAGTAGGTGACCACATGGGCACCGTGCTTCGAAGGGCGGTGGCCAAGATCGAGACCCTCTTTCTGGTGAGAAGGGTTCTGTTCTGCTTGGGAAACAAATTTCAGCTCTCGTCGCCAAGATTTTCTTGGTTTCACACTGATGACCACTTTTCTATTTAATCAAGAATTTGGCAGCATCTAGTGGCAAAGAGGATTGTTCGTATCATTCTCTGCCTCCTCATTACAATGAcgagcatgctttttttttttttccatccctcATGCGTGTTTGCtgccttgtttgtgtgtgtgcgtggtagAAGCGTCATGTGCGTCCCACGACAGTGCGCGTCATCTCGGCCGTGCTGTCCATCCTGATCGGCTGCCTCATTTTCTTGGCCGTGCCCACGGTCGTCTTTCAGAAGTCGGAGGGCTGGTCCTTCCTGGAGTCACTCTACTTTGTGGTCATCACACTCACTACGGTGGGCTTTGGAGACTATGTGCCAGGTGGGAAGGTTTTCTTCATCACAACAGATTTTGGTGCGCATTTGATTAAAAAGAATATATGGCCCTTCAACCACTCAGTGGAATTCTTGGTGGAAAGGCAAGGAATTGCCAAACAGTTTCAGTTCAGAGAATCACATCTTAAGAGACACAATtggaaattgtgtgtgtgttcacgtgTGTATCGAGATGGTAGTCACGCTGGCGGCCTGTTCTTCAAACCTCTTGTGTGGTTGTGGATCGTGTTCGGTCTGGCCTACTTTGCCTCTATCCTCACCATGATTGGCAACTGGCTGCGTGTGCTCTCCAAGAGGACCCGCGCTGAGGCgagacacacacaggcacacgttTTTAGGATTTTGTATTTTCAACCCTTTGAGCGGTTGATGTTTCTTCTCACGTCAGATGGAGGAGCTGCGCGCTCACGCCACCGACTGGACGCAGCACATGTCCAAGGATTTCCGCATTCCCAACCCTCTGGAGTTCAATGACCCATTCCTCTTGCAACGCCGGCGCTGGAAGCGCAGCGAGCGTCGGCGCATCCGCCGCGGAGCTCAGGTCACGCTAGGCTACTGGGCCCGGGGGGGCTCGGAGAACGGACACCTCCCCGGCCACTGGGCCGGCCTGTCCAGCTCCATGAGTCGGCTGGAGGGGCTGGGCTCCTCCCCGGAGATGATCATGATGACCAAGGTGAGGGGGAGGCCCGTGGTTGGCGGCGGCACAATGCCAAGGGCCAAGCCGTCCGAGCCGTCTGCTGCTTTGCGTCAGCAAGTTGCGCGTCGCTCCTTACCCCATCTCCTCACACGCTCCTTCTCCCTTCCCGCGGCTCCGTCCGCCTCCGAGCTGGACTCCCCCGAAGCCGCCGTACACGATGCCTCTTTCTCAGGATCAGACTTGGACTCCAGATCCGACATTTCCTCTGCGTCTTCGTCCTTCTCGGTTCTCCGTAAGTTCCAGGCCCAGCGTGCACTTGAAGCGGAAGGAGATAAAATGAACCTCAAAGAGGAGGTAAGATGTGGGGAGAACAATCCGAGTTCCGGCCCCCATTTGCCTGCCTTTCCACCCTACTCCACGGGCCTCTTGGACTTTTTCGGCGAGAACTTGGCATACATCGACGAGTCGTCGGACGCGCTGAGCGAGCACGCAGACGATAGGAAGCGGCGCTCGCGCAAGCCCAAGCGGAAGAGCCTGAGGAGCGTGAAAAGAGAGCCGGCATACGAGTGGAGCCCCCACCAGGCGAGGAGGCGAGGCGAAGACTTGCAGCCGCCGTCCAATCCGCCCACGCCGCCTCCGGACTGGTCCCTGTCATCACCGACTCACACGGACTTGCCACAGACGCTTTGATGTGTGCCATGTGAACAAATACTTGTTTACGTCTCACCAACGCCTTGTGAGGATCATCCAGGTCGTGGTAATCTGTGAAAGTTGAATGGAGGCAAGCGGACACCCTTGGCTCTTGAAGACGTTTCACCTTTAATCCAAAACCAACCTTCTTAAATTCCAACTTTTACTCTAATTTATGTGTGagtaaagtgcttttttttttttttatttaacaaaaaaaacagaatccAAAATCAACCACTCACATTGCACAAGGATCTAGCAACACACAAAACGAAAATTTCAGATTGGATTTGGACCAGTTCTGTTGTAGTCTCGCATTTTATGGGGAGTTCCTAATATCGTGTTTGCTTCCAAACTCACTTTTCTACAGCTGCATCAGACTGCTCCAGCAAATCAGGAGGTTGTATTATTTCTGAAGTTTTTTTTAAGGGTGATTTGGGTAGGGGCGTGTGTGTTATTCATGGGAAATTACGGTCAATGTGGTGTCTCCCTATTTATGTTCGTTTCTGGTGTTTTCTCTTATGGTGGTCACATTGGGGATGTCATTATAGTTATCAGGTGTGGCTGGTGAAAGGCCGTCCTGCATGGCAAGTGGTCGTTCCTTTTCCTGGAATCAAAACAGCTCCTTGGTGGCCAATTTATCTTTGGGATGATGAATGTTTTGGGACACGCTCACAGACGCGTTTCTTGGCAGACTGCATGTGTAAAATTTAGGATTGAAACTTTATGGAGTCAAGGTGAAATGTCTTCACCAAACAAGAAGTGACCACTGTTCAGCCTTCCCTAACAACTTGTGAATGTTTGAACACTGCAGCTCACGCCCACGTCTTTCACCTTTTTCAGGCCAACACATTTTTAGTATACTGAACTATTTAAATTTACTGCTAAGTGAGACATATTGTTTCAGTTCTGTGATCCGGGGTGGGCGTTGAAGTTTACCTAACAAGTAGACTTGTGTCATCTGTCTTTTCCTCAAAATGTATGTGAGTGAGTCCTTCTGCTTaaaatgtgtgtgagtgagttcTTCTGCTTGAATGTGAATATCTGACTCGGCATTCATACAAAAAGCCATTTTCTTCCTCGTCATCCCTGTTCACAGAACACAAGCACGTAACAGCACATCTGCAGACGTGTTAACCTCCGGAGCCCTCGGTGAACTCCGCCGCCGTCACCGCTGCGGTCGGACCCCGAGTGTCTTGTTACGCTTACTCACAGCCTCGGACAGGCAGAGGAGAAGAGGAGGTTGCACATTTCATCATTCGCTGACAGCGGCCTGGAGGAAGAAACTTGATGAATGTTTTAGTGTGCTCATTGTCGCTGTCCAGTTTTGTTGTGCGTGTCGACGATCGAACGGAACGCCAGCATGCCACGACTAAATACTGACTTGATCTTTTGGGGTTTTACAACATAAATACGCCTTGAAGCGCTGCGCCAGCACGCCCTCATGTGTTTAAAAAAGGAACTTGTGTGGCTTTGGGCCTGAGCCGGCGGGCAGGGCTTCCTCTGCAGCCTGCAATAATGCTGAGGCCACAAACGGGCCTCCTCACGGTCCAGTCTTGTCGCTTGTATAACATTTTTGTCTTGATGGAGATTGGGTTTTAATTGAAagctttgggaaaaaaaagaaaaagcgggAGTCACGGTGGACCAGAGGTTAGCATGTCtttacacttctgaaataggaaaaatatgaaaagataataataaacaaattaaaacaaaattaaaaattgctttatttttcttctgtttattttattttttgaggggaaggtttttttttattttcatttttctgatttatttttattttttgggaggATTTATTTTGCTAGATATTctgggattgttttttttttttacttttggagggattgttttttttgggggggattgtttttttttttttaaatattatattgtttttcaatcatttttggggatttctgttttttaattttctttgagTTCAGATTAGCGGTACATTTAAATAGTTCAGTATACTAAAAATGTATTGGCCTGAGAAAGGTGAAAGACGTGGGTGTGACGCTGCAGTGTTCAAACATTCACAAGATGTTGGGGGTCACTTGTTTGGTGAATTTGACCttgagttttttaaaaaaaaaaatctaatttcttGGGGGGAATTTATTggggcatttatttattttttttcagattttcttttctaattttttgggggggcggagttttttttgtttttattttaaaaaattcagatttattttctttttttgtttgttttatttttttcgattttttaaaaaaagaattcagattttttttctgattatttggggggatttttttttatttcagatttttttaaaacaaatttggGGAGTTTTTTCtcccagattttttttaaaaaaatagattttttttggggtggaattttcctctttaattttttttcagatttctaATTTATTTGGGGGTATTTTAGGgggtatttttttgggggggggggggtgtttgggggattttttttgtttttattttttgttcggtttttctagatttttttgggggggattttatttcttttttttccccagatattttttttatttttgggggggatttttttttaaaatctgaaaaaatgtaatttaaaaaaaatatatttttttacaaattattattatatatttttttagatgtGTGGTCTTAGAAAGCGGATTATTAAATACTGaatcaaaaaagattttttccATAACTCCAAAAAATACTCTTGACCACTGTGAACCGCTTTCATACTTTCACGACTGGACAGCAGAATAGCAGCCATTACAACACAATCGCACATGAGCAAAACCACCAGCATACCAGAGTCTAAATTTAAAAGTCGACCACGGGGATGTTTTTCTTTACACAATTTCAAATGTGGTGAACGAGTACAGAATAGTTTGCATGAGTGTGTGGGTGACATAGAGCAGTGTTTCCAAactggtgtgccgtgagagatgAACAAGCTgtaaattgtataaataatgcacagaagttgtttgggtttaacaagcatattgatccgtacatgtgaattggttatttctgtaacACCTATAAAGATGTCTAGTTAAGGTTATTTTATAGAcgtaaaattaagttgatttctagaccaaaaatagacgtctaaaataggttgatttttagacagaaaatagacgtctaaaataggttgatttttagaccaaaaatagcaagattagacgtctaaaaaaggttgctttttaaaccaaaaatagacatctaaaataggtttttttttaaccaaaaatagacgtctaaaataggttgatttttaaaccaaaaatagacgtctaaaataggttaatttttaaaccaaaaatagacgtctaaaatgggttaatttttaaaccaaaaatagacgtctaaaaaaggttgatttttaaaccaaaaaaagacgtctaaaataggttgatttttaaaccaaaaatagacgtctaaaaaaggttgatttttaaaccaaaaatagacgtctaaaataggttgatttttagaccaaaaatagacgtctaaaataggttgatttttagaccaaaaatagacgtctaaaatcggttgatttttaaaccaaaaatagacgtctaaaataggttgatttttaaactaaaaatagacgtctaaaataggttgtattttaaaccaaaattagacgtctagaataggttgatttttaaacctaaaatagtcgaaactaaactgtcgaagtagggtcattcaacacaGATTTAGAAGTTTGATAATagatttactttatttatttatttatttatttattttagaggTTAAAAAAAGTAGAGTACCCTTAATTTTCcc is a window of Syngnathus typhle isolate RoL2023-S1 ecotype Sweden linkage group LG1, RoL_Styp_1.0, whole genome shotgun sequence DNA encoding:
- the kcnk4a gene encoding potassium channel subfamily K member 5 isoform X2, whose translation is MRCTTVLALLFGVVLYLGMGALVFQNLEASEESDKFQRLLVAKKDFLSNHSCVSEREFYKLVKGVASAVEAGLEVSSLSSNFTTRWDVASAFFFCGAIITTIGFGNLSPRTWYGQLFCVCYALVGIPMFGILLAGVGDHMGTVLRRAVAKIETLFLKRHVRPTTVRVISAVLSILIGCLIFLAVPTVVFQKSEGWSFLESLYFVVITLTTVGFGDYVPDGSHAGGLFFKPLVWLWIVFGLAYFASILTMIGNWLRVLSKRTRAEMEELRAHATDWTQHMSKDFRIPNPLEFNDPFLLQRRRWKRSERRRIRRGAQVTLGYWARGGSENGHLPGHWAGLSSSMSRLEGLGSSPEMIMMTKVRGRPVVGGGTMPRAKPSEPSAALRQQVARRSLPHLLTRSFSLPAAPSASELDSPEAAVHDASFSGSDLDSRSDISSASSSFSVLRKFQAQRALEAEGDKMNLKEEVRCGENNPSSGPHLPAFPPYSTGLLDFFGENLAYIDESSDALSEHADDRKRRSRKPKRKSLRSVKREPAYEWSPHQARRRGEDLQPPSNPPTPPPDWSLSSPTHTDLPQTL
- the kcnk4a gene encoding uncharacterized protein kcnk4a isoform X1: MRCTTVLALLFGVVLYLGMGALVFQNLEASEESDKFQRLLVAKKDFLSNHSCVSEREFYKLVKGVASAVEAGLEVSSLSSNFTTRWDVASAFFFCGAIITTIGFGNLSPRTWYGQLFCVCYALVGIPMFGILLAGVGDHMGTVLRRAVAKIETLFLKRHVRPTTVRVISAVLSILIGCLIFLAVPTVVFQKSEGWSFLESLYFVVITLTTVGFGDYVPGGKVFFITTDFGAHLIKKNIWPFNHSVEFLVERQGIAKQFQFRESHLKRHNWKLCVCSRVYRDGSHAGGLFFKPLVWLWIVFGLAYFASILTMIGNWLRVLSKRTRAEMEELRAHATDWTQHMSKDFRIPNPLEFNDPFLLQRRRWKRSERRRIRRGAQVTLGYWARGGSENGHLPGHWAGLSSSMSRLEGLGSSPEMIMMTKVRGRPVVGGGTMPRAKPSEPSAALRQQVARRSLPHLLTRSFSLPAAPSASELDSPEAAVHDASFSGSDLDSRSDISSASSSFSVLRKFQAQRALEAEGDKMNLKEEVRCGENNPSSGPHLPAFPPYSTGLLDFFGENLAYIDESSDALSEHADDRKRRSRKPKRKSLRSVKREPAYEWSPHQARRRGEDLQPPSNPPTPPPDWSLSSPTHTDLPQTL